From the genome of Chlorocebus sabaeus isolate Y175 chromosome 2, mChlSab1.0.hap1, whole genome shotgun sequence, one region includes:
- the SMOX gene encoding spermine oxidase isoform X1: MQSCESSGDSADDPLSRGLRRRGQPRVVVIGAGLAGLAAAKALLEQGFTDVTVLEASSHIGGRVQSVKLGHATFELGATWIHGSHGNPIYHLAEASGLLEETTDGERSVGRISLYSKNGVACYLTNHGRRIPKDVVEEFSDLYNEVYNLTQEFFRHDKPVNAESQNSVGVFTREEVRNRIRNDPDDPEATKRLKLAMIQQYLKVESCESSSHSMDEVSLSAFGEWTEIPGAHHIIPSGFMRVVELLAEGIPAHVIQLGKPVRCIHWDQASARPRGPEIQPRGEGDHNHDTGEGSQGGQEPRGGRWDEDEQWPVVVECEDCELIPADHVIVTVSLGVLKRQYTSFFRPGLPTEKVAAIHRLGIGTTDKIFLEFEEPFWGPECNSLQFVWEDEAESRTLTYPPELWYRKICGFDVLYPPERYGHVLSGWICGEEALVMEKCDDEAVAEICTEMLRQFTGNPNIPKPRRILRSAWGSNPYFRGSYSYTQVGSSGADVEKLAKPLPYTESSKTAHGSSTKQQPGHLFSSKCPEQPLDANRGAVKPMQVLFSGEATHRKYYSTTHGALLSGQREAARLIEMYRDLFQQGT, from the exons ATGCAAAGTTGTGAATCTAGTGGCGACAGTGCGGATGACCCTCTCAGTCGTGGCCTACGGAGAAGGGGACAGCCTCGTGTGGTAGTGATCGGCGCCGGCTTGGCTGGCCTGGCTGCAGCCAAAGCACTTCTCGAGCAGGGCTTCACGGATGTCACTGTGCTTGAGGCTTCCAGCCACATCGGAGGCCGTGTGCAGAGTGTGAAACTTG GACACGCCACCTTTGAGCTGGGAGCCACCTGGATCCATGGCTCCCATGGGAACCCTATCTATCATCTAGCAGAAGCCAGCGGCCTCCTGGAAGAGACAACCGATGGGGAACGCAGTGTGGGCCGCATCAGCCTCTATTCCAAGAATGGCGTGGCCTGCTACCTTACCAACCACGGCCGCAGGATCCCCAAGGACGTGGTTGAGGAATTCAGCGATTTATACAACGAG GTCTATAACTTGACCCAGGAGTTCTTCCGGCACGATAAACCAGTCAATGCTGAAAGTCAAAATAGCGTGGGGGTGTTCACCCGAGAGGAGGTGCGTAACCGCATCAGGAATGACCCTGATGACCCAGAGGCCACCAAGCGCCTGAAGCTCGCCATGATCCAGCAGTACCTGAAG GTGGAGAGCTGTGAGAGCAGCTCACACAGCATGGACGAGGTGTCCCTGAGTGCCTTCGGGGAGTGGACCGAGATCCCCGGCGCTCACCACATCATCCCCTCAGGCTTCATGCGGGTTGTGGAGCTGCTGGCGGAGGGCATCCCTGCCCACGTCATCCAGCTAGGGAAACCTGTCCGCTGCATTCACTGGGACCAGGCCTCAGCCCGCCCCAGAGGCCCTGAGATTCAGCCCCGGGGTGAGGGCGACCACAATCACGACACTGGGGAGGGTAGCCAAGGGGGACAGGAGCCCCGGGGGGGCAGGTGGGATGAGGATGAGCAGTGGCCAGTGGTGGTGGAGTGCGAGGACTGTGAGCTGATCCCAGCGGACCACGTGATTGTGACCGTGTCGCTGGGTGTGCTGAAGAGGCAGTACACCAGTTTCTTCCGGCCAGGCCTGCCCACAGAGAAGGTGGCTGCCATCCACCGCCTGGGCATTGGCACCACCGACAAGATCTTTCTGGAATTCGAGGAGCCCTTCTGGGGCCCCGAGTGCAACAGCCTACAGTTTGTGTGGGAGGACGAGGCGGAGAGCCGCACCCTCACCTACCCACCTGAGCTCTGGTACCGCAAGATCTGCGGCTTTGATGTCCTCTACCCGCCTGAGCGCTACGGCCATGTGCTGAGTGGCTGGATCTGCGGGGAGGAGGCCCTCGTCATGGAGAAGTGTGATGACGAGGCAGTGGCCGAGATCTGCACGGAGATGCTGCGTCAGTTCACAG GGAACCCCAACATTCCAAAACCTCGGCGAATCCTGCGCTCGGCCTGGGGCAGCAACCCCTACTTCCGCGGCTCTTATTCATACACGCAGGTGGGCTCCAGTGGGGCGGATGTGGAGAAGCTGGCCAAGCCCCTGCCGTACACGGAGAGCTCGAAGACAGCG CATGGAAGCTCCACAAAGCAGCAGCCTGGTCACCTTTTCTCTTCCAAGTGCCCAGAACAGCCCCTGGATGCTAACAGGGGCGCCGTAAAG CCCATGCAGGTGCTGTTTTCCGGTGAGGCCACCCACCGCAAGTACTATTCCACTACCCACGGTGCTCTGCTCTCTGGCCAGCGCGAGGCTGCCCGCCTCATCGAGATGTACCGAGACCTCTTCCAGCAGGGGACCTGA
- the SMOX gene encoding spermine oxidase isoform X2, which yields MQSCESSGDSADDPLSRGLRRRGQPRVVVIGAGLAGLAAAKALLEQGFTDVTVLEASSHIGGRVQSVKLGHATFELGATWIHGSHGNPIYHLAEASGLLEETTDGERSVGRISLYSKNGVACYLTNHGRRIPKDVVEEFSDLYNEVYNLTQEFFRHDKPVNAESQNSVGVFTREEVRNRIRNDPDDPEATKRLKLAMIQQYLKVESCESSSHSMDEVSLSAFGEWTEIPGAHHIIPSGFMRVVELLAEGIPAHVIQLGKPVRCIHWDQASARPRGPEIQPRGEGDHNHDTGEGSQGGQEPRGGRWDEDEQWPVVVECEDCELIPADHVIVTVSLGVLKRQYTSFFRPGLPTEKVAAIHRLGIGTTDKIFLEFEEPFWGPECNSLQFVWEDEAESRTLTYPPELWYRKICGFDVLYPPERYGHVLSGWICGEEALVMEKCDDEAVAEICTEMLRQFTGNPNIPKPRRILRSAWGSNPYFRGSYSYTQVGSSGADVEKLAKPLPYTESSKTAPMQVLFSGEATHRKYYSTTHGALLSGQREAARLIEMYRDLFQQGT from the exons ATGCAAAGTTGTGAATCTAGTGGCGACAGTGCGGATGACCCTCTCAGTCGTGGCCTACGGAGAAGGGGACAGCCTCGTGTGGTAGTGATCGGCGCCGGCTTGGCTGGCCTGGCTGCAGCCAAAGCACTTCTCGAGCAGGGCTTCACGGATGTCACTGTGCTTGAGGCTTCCAGCCACATCGGAGGCCGTGTGCAGAGTGTGAAACTTG GACACGCCACCTTTGAGCTGGGAGCCACCTGGATCCATGGCTCCCATGGGAACCCTATCTATCATCTAGCAGAAGCCAGCGGCCTCCTGGAAGAGACAACCGATGGGGAACGCAGTGTGGGCCGCATCAGCCTCTATTCCAAGAATGGCGTGGCCTGCTACCTTACCAACCACGGCCGCAGGATCCCCAAGGACGTGGTTGAGGAATTCAGCGATTTATACAACGAG GTCTATAACTTGACCCAGGAGTTCTTCCGGCACGATAAACCAGTCAATGCTGAAAGTCAAAATAGCGTGGGGGTGTTCACCCGAGAGGAGGTGCGTAACCGCATCAGGAATGACCCTGATGACCCAGAGGCCACCAAGCGCCTGAAGCTCGCCATGATCCAGCAGTACCTGAAG GTGGAGAGCTGTGAGAGCAGCTCACACAGCATGGACGAGGTGTCCCTGAGTGCCTTCGGGGAGTGGACCGAGATCCCCGGCGCTCACCACATCATCCCCTCAGGCTTCATGCGGGTTGTGGAGCTGCTGGCGGAGGGCATCCCTGCCCACGTCATCCAGCTAGGGAAACCTGTCCGCTGCATTCACTGGGACCAGGCCTCAGCCCGCCCCAGAGGCCCTGAGATTCAGCCCCGGGGTGAGGGCGACCACAATCACGACACTGGGGAGGGTAGCCAAGGGGGACAGGAGCCCCGGGGGGGCAGGTGGGATGAGGATGAGCAGTGGCCAGTGGTGGTGGAGTGCGAGGACTGTGAGCTGATCCCAGCGGACCACGTGATTGTGACCGTGTCGCTGGGTGTGCTGAAGAGGCAGTACACCAGTTTCTTCCGGCCAGGCCTGCCCACAGAGAAGGTGGCTGCCATCCACCGCCTGGGCATTGGCACCACCGACAAGATCTTTCTGGAATTCGAGGAGCCCTTCTGGGGCCCCGAGTGCAACAGCCTACAGTTTGTGTGGGAGGACGAGGCGGAGAGCCGCACCCTCACCTACCCACCTGAGCTCTGGTACCGCAAGATCTGCGGCTTTGATGTCCTCTACCCGCCTGAGCGCTACGGCCATGTGCTGAGTGGCTGGATCTGCGGGGAGGAGGCCCTCGTCATGGAGAAGTGTGATGACGAGGCAGTGGCCGAGATCTGCACGGAGATGCTGCGTCAGTTCACAG GGAACCCCAACATTCCAAAACCTCGGCGAATCCTGCGCTCGGCCTGGGGCAGCAACCCCTACTTCCGCGGCTCTTATTCATACACGCAGGTGGGCTCCAGTGGGGCGGATGTGGAGAAGCTGGCCAAGCCCCTGCCGTACACGGAGAGCTCGAAGACAGCG CCCATGCAGGTGCTGTTTTCCGGTGAGGCCACCCACCGCAAGTACTATTCCACTACCCACGGTGCTCTGCTCTCTGGCCAGCGCGAGGCTGCCCGCCTCATCGAGATGTACCGAGACCTCTTCCAGCAGGGGACCTGA